tAGCGTGATCATCTCCAACTGTCATTAACATAGTAGCCTCTTCTCTGCCCTACCTGCAGTCCCTGCTTCCTACTACGGTCCAGTCCCACTGGCTcctgtcattttttttgggggggggaggttggggtcacacccagcagcactcaggcattactcctggcaatacgctcagaaatcgctcctgccaggctcaggggaccatatgggatgtcaggattcgaaccactgtcctctgcatgcaaggcaaatgccccacctccatgatatctctctggccccaacaataatatctttaatatatatatatatatatatatatatatatatcccacacatgtgtgtgatcattctatgcctatccctcttcctctgactctttttttttttttgaatattttttttttttttttttttaaggaagagctattttaattttctattaaacattCTTTGAAAAGCGTTATTTTATCTTCCTGAATTATAAGAAATACATTAGCATTAGAAAAACTAGAAgggaaaattaaatgtaaataattaaacttatatgagaaaaaaattaaataaaggaccAAGAACTTTAcaaatttaattgaattaatattttatcatttgaaaCCGTGCATCTCAAAGCAAAGTATTTAAGTTTTAATGACAGCATTTTATCATTTgaatacattgattttttttttttcaagaaggaaatccatttaaaaatacttttattttaaaaataggcctGTGTTCAACTATAGATTTCTTCCCCTCATGCTCTGatcatatttcctttattttgatttgggaagAAAATATCGTTTCTGTTGGCATGAAATGCAAAAATCTGTGGGGGGGTTTCTCCTTAAAAAAGATCCCAgtacagaactttttttttttttttttttttttttttttttgtggtttttgggtcacacccggcagtgctcaggggttattcctggctccaggctcagaaattgctcctggcaggcacgggaggaccatatatgggacgccgggattcaaaccgatgacctcctgcatgagaggcaaacgccttacctccatgctatctctccggccccatccagtACAGAACTTTTAATGAAAAATAGTATAAGGTATTAAGTGTACAACACTAAGTTATGGCTAAAGACTGGTATTATACACTTTCTTAGTTCTCCCAAGGAAAACTTGTAATTGAATCTTCAGCAGAATAATCCTTAGAAATACTTTATAAGCAAAATGAGAGCTTTTGTTTACATAGTTTTTGGATTTTGCTGTTCctaattttattctgaaattcAATTTTACCCCAAACCATAATTACCATATTTAACTTCGCAATGCACGGTTGTATGCAATTCAGCATAGCAGCAGTATACCATTCAAGGCTCACTTCACCCAGAGTTATGAAAAACAAGATTGGACACACCCATTCAAAAACACATCTCAATGCTATTTGCCAATGTGTAGTTTCAGTCTAAATTCCAACAGTGAACTAGAGGGAGAGATAATCTATAGAGCTCATCTTGATTTTCAAACCAGCCCAAGAGGGAATTAGTTCTTCACAGCTTCGCTTTGCCCGGCTGCAGCTGAAGGGTCTGCAACTTCATCGCCATGCCCATGTTGCCTGTGATTTTCAATTTGCCTTGAAAAAAGGCCGACTGAGGGTTCATTTTCCCAGTCATCAAAGCCAGCAAGTCTGAGTCCTCCATCGTGATAGTGCAGTCGGCCTTCTGGTCTGAGTTAGGGAGCACAGATCCTTTGCCGTTCTTCACATCCACTACCCATGTGGCTTCTTTCCCATTAGGGCCATTCTTCACTTTGAAGGCAAAAACACCACCAATTTTCTTCACAAACTGCTCCCCTTCCTCTTCAAGCTTTTTCTCAATCTCCTTAAAGATCAGATTTGCCTTAAATCCATCAACTGCAGAGCCAGTTGGAGCAGCCTCAATTTGGTAAGCTCTGGCAGCCTCGGGAAATCCCATCTTGTAGACCGTGACGACGACGGCTCCTCCGAGGCCGAGGTTGTGCTGCAGACCCACCTTGGCGCCGGGCACTTGcctctttcccttttttgaatatttttttttatttaaaggaaatacatcccatagttgacataactgactgtaatacatttgtttcaagataaggaaaagcaaagttactgaaaaaacatagaaagaaaatagaaagaaaaactaaaaaataaaatggaagagaagaa
This is a stretch of genomic DNA from Suncus etruscus isolate mSunEtr1 chromosome 5, mSunEtr1.pri.cur, whole genome shotgun sequence. It encodes these proteins:
- the LOC126009672 gene encoding sterol carrier protein 2-like, with translation MGFPEAARAYQIEAAPTGSAVDGFKANLIFKEIEKKLEEEGEQFVKKIGGVFAFKVKNGPNGKEATWVVDVKNGKGSVLPNSDQKADCTITMEDSDLLALMTGKMNPQSAFFQGKLKITGNMGMAMKLQTLQLQPGKAKL